One Dictyostelium discoideum AX4 chromosome 3 chromosome, whole genome shotgun sequence genomic region harbors:
- the odc gene encoding Orn/DAP/Arg decarboxylase 2 domain-containing protein codes for MTGTKRNGEEVVNENNNNNVAEETNKKAKVDESSTETTESTSCSLLSRCEKLDIVRKELDVKPWDQGKVTIQELITSLLDKTDRDAFFVADVGVIIKQWQKWVKNLPNVKPYYAVKCNPTVGVLRVLDALGTNYDCASRTEIESVLNLGVDPSRIIYANPCKQISALKFARAHNVKLMTFDNLSELEKIEKFFPEAELVLRIAPDDSKSVMRFGSKFGVHIDDCNDLLEMAKEMNLKVVGVSFHVGSGCQSGDSYADALIMVKSVFDMAKKLNMELTLVDVGGGFTGSDDEKFNAFTKVIREKTAELFSPNVKIIAEPGRYFAAQSHTLAVTVISKRSIKQEDNRQHPRRTSNNMRQYNYYLADGVYGSFNNTKFDYAKVEPLLLKPSTKQPTPCTLFGPTCDSIDVVLKDTQIPELKIGDWLYFQDMGAYTIASSSSFNGFCPPPVYYYNSIPEEELKNL; via the exons atGACAGGTACAAAAAGAAATGGTGAAGAAGTTGTAAAtgaaaacaacaacaacaacgttGCAGAAGAAACCAACAAAAAAGCTAAAGTTGACGAATCTTCAACTGAAACCACTGAATCTACCAgttgttcattattatcaagatGTGAAAAATTAGATATCGTTAGAAAGGAATTAGATGTTAAACCATGGGATCAAGGAAAAGTTACAATTCAAGAATTAATCACTTCTTTACTTGATAAAACTGATAGAGATGCATTCTTTGTTGCtg atgtcggtgttattattaaacaatGGCAAAAATGGGTTAAAAATTTACCAAATGTTAAACCATATTATGCAGTTAAATGTAATCCAACCGTTGGTGTTTTAAGAGTTTTAGATGCTTTAGGTACAAATTATGATTGCGCAAGTAGAACTGAAATTGAatcagttttaaatttaggtGTTGATCCAAGTCGTATTATTTATGCTAATCCATGTAAACAAATCTCTGCTCTTAaa tttgcAAGAGCACATAATGTTAAATTAATGACATTTGATAATCTTAGTGAATtagaaaaaattgaaaagttTTTCCCAGAAGCAGAATTAGTATTAAGAATTGCACCAGATGATTCAAAATCTGTTATGAGATTTGGTTCTAAATTTGGTGTTCATATTGATGATTGTAACGATTTGTTAGAGATGGCAAAGGAAATGAACCTCAAGGTTGTTGGTGTTAGTTTCCATGTTGGTAGTGGATGTCAAAGTGGTGATTCATACGCTGATGCTCTCATTATGGTAAAGAGTGTCTTTGATATggcaaagaaattaaatatggAATTAACATTGGTCgatgttggtggtggtttcACTGGTTCAGATGACGAGAAATTCAATGCATTCACAAAGGTTATTCGTGAGAAAACCGCTGAACTCTTCTCACCAAATGTTAAAATTATCGCCGAGCCAGGTCGTTACTTTGCAGCTCAATCCCATACACTCGCCGTCACTGTTATTTCAAAACGTTCAATCAAACAAGAAGATAACAGACAACATCCACGTCGTACCTCAAATAATATGAGACAATACAATTACTATTTGGCCGACGGTGTTTATGGTTCATTCAATAACACTAAATTCGATTATGCTAAAGTTGAACCTTTATTATTGAAACCTTCAACTAAACAACCAACTCCATGCACTCTCTTTGGTCCAACTTGTGATTCAATCGATGTGGTTCTTAAAGATACCCAAATTCCAGAACTTAAAATTGGTGACTGGCTTTACTTCCAAGATATGGGTGCTTACACTATcgcttcatcttcttctttcaATGGTTTCTGTCCACCACcagtttattattacaatagTATCCCagaagaagaattaaaaaatttataa
- a CDS encoding hypothetical protein (Group-specific antigen) encodes MHIFFECKSIKQNIDSIYQKVCKDSNNTYHGPWSEKVLGKLLTPFSSNLIGAIMESIWYRRNQIKFNDNTTIITENQIIHKIKKARDAEWDRTRKIVEKQLRQELRCTDNRESINRTASIKRRLEKFSHNWNSKLMTINIPEHFIPYCSYNTNYS; translated from the coding sequence ATGCACATCTTCTTCGAATGCAAATCAATAAAACAGAATATCGACTCAATCTATCAAAAGGTCTGTAAAGACTCCAACAACACTTACCACGGTCCATGGAGCGAAAAAGTTCTCGGAAAACTACTCACACCATTCTCATCAAATCTGATAGGAGCCATTATGGAATCGATATGGTACAgaagaaatcaaataaaattcaacGATAACACTACAATAATAACAGAGAACCAAATAAttcataaaatcaaaaaagcgAGAGATGCCGAATGGGATAGAACAAGAAAGATAGTAGAAAAACAACTACGTCAAGAACTAAGATGCACTGATAACCGAGAGTCAATCAATCGGACCGCATCAATAAAAAGAAGACTCGAAAAATTCAGTCACAACTGGAACTCGAAACTCATGACCATTAACATCCCGGAACACTTCATACCATACTGCTCATATAACACCAACTactcataa
- the gpt10 gene encoding hypothetical protein, whose protein sequence is MKRIHFVFVILGLLWISGIALYMSSRQKVEQSIQEEQTKPIQGTRTDKKKLHCDYIDMVYTWVNGSDPKHIDSRTMRSGNTRHSSPGNNRYRDLMGLKYSLRSIKKFAPWIKNVWVVSASQYPTWFDPSSDEVKFIFHEDYYSNQDDLPTFNSNSIESNFYSLPKEVSDCFIYFNDDIFFGAPVSVSDFWDSDAGQAIYKSSWTAPQSKEKQSNIWHACIAYTNDLLNNIWEVDNKNRHYASHGHQFFTREIFDRMYQDLEPEFKKTSANPFRTAHDLQIPFLYLAYVTRFYATYEPTPINYYALIMDDHEKMKKEFAKILAKKPKTVCLNDGLSPDKPNTKVVDELEKFFETYLPERGSWEKSN, encoded by the exons atgaaGCGTATACATTTTGTGTTTGTTATACTTGGTTTACTTTGGATATCTGGTATTGCACTTTATATGTCAAGTCGTCAAAAAGTTGAACAAAGTATTCAAGAGGAGCAAACTAAACCAATACAAGGTACAAGAAcagataaaaagaaattacatTGCGACTACATTGATATGGTTTATACATGGGTAAATGGTTCCGATCCAAAACATATTGATTCAAGAACAATGAGATCAGG TAATACAAGACATTCATCACCAGGTAATAATAGATATAGAGATTTAATGGgtttaaaatattcattaagaagtattaaaaaatttgcaCCATGGATTAAAAATGTTTGGGTTGTTTCAGCTTCACAATATCCAACTTGGTTCGATCCATCTTCTGATGAagttaaattcattttccatgaagattattattcaaatca agATGATTTACCaacatttaattcaaattcaattgaaagtaatttttattcattacCAAAAGAAGTTTCagattgttttatttattttaatgatgatattttCTTTGGAGCACCAGTGTCGGTGTCAGATTTTTGGGATTCAGATGCAGGTCAAGCAATTTATAAGAGTAGTTGGACAGCACCACAAAGTAAAGAGAAACAATCGAATATCTGGCATGCATGTATTGCCTATACCAATGATTTATTGAACAATATTTGGGAGGTTGATAATAAGAATCGTCATTATGCATCACATGGTCATCAATTCTTTACTCGTGAGATCTTTGATCGTATGTATCAAGATTTGGAACCAGAGTTTAAGAAAACCTCTGCCAATCCATTCCGTACAGCTCACGACCTTCAAATTCCTTTCCTTTATTTGGCTTATGTAACTCGTTTCTATGCTACTTATGAACCAACTCCAATCAATTATTACGCTTTGATCATGGATGATCAcgagaaaatgaaaaaagaatttgCAAAGATTTTAGCAAAGAAACCAAAGACTGTTTGTTTAAATGATGGTCTCTCTCCTGATAAACCAAATACTAAGGTCGTTGATGAATTAGAGAAATTCTTTGAAACTTATCTTCCAGAACGTGGTTCATgggaaaaatcaaattaa